Below is a window of Conger conger chromosome 16, fConCon1.1, whole genome shotgun sequence DNA.
ttattattatttttttaaaggcagcGAAACAaaggatggaaaaaaacaagtgaGCCTTGAAGCCTGGTCTCCTGCACGAGAGACAATCGCACCAACTACTACAGTGGGCTTCTGCTTTCCTGAATGTTAATATAGCACAGCAGCGGCTAACCCTGCtcttggagagccacagggtgtggctggatttttatttttacgttAAAGGGATAGTTTCAATGTTTTAGGCCCAGGTGCAGAGTTACTCACCATGAACTATGCAATGCATCTGGGACATGTCAGGTTAAAAGTACTCCTGCACTGTTAGCGTTGTCAGTCAAATAACACAGTCAATAAGTACTCTACTCTCCCCTTACCGGAAGGACAGTcgggcgaggaggaggaggatgaaggaGAGCAGGACGAGGCCCCCGGAGCAGTACAGCTGGTGCTGAACAGAGATGGAGTCAAACGCCCTCACCACAGGAGCCTAGGGGGGGGGAACAGTAGGgtcagctctctctcactctcctcacactcacactcacactcacactacacactcacactacacactcacactacacactacacactacattaACACCCTAATACTATATGAATATCAGTGGATATGAACGCTATATGAATATCCGTGGGACTTCTTCCCGTGTTCCCCAGCACAGGCCCAGAGGAGACTCACCAGGTACAGGGACAAGGTTTCCGTGCCAGGTTGGCCCAGCGTCATCTCCAGAACCTCCCTGGAGAGGCTCCCCAGCACCAGGAAGGCCAGCATGAGCAGGGGCACGCAGAAGCCCAGGAGCCCCAGAACACAGCCCTTAAAGCGGGCCCGTCGGTTAGCCATGCTGCACTGCCTGGGAGAGGGGAACTCGGACTGTCACCAGGAGCACGCGGCACCCGTCAGCGTGGAGTGTGTCGTACCTTTCAGTGTGGAGTGAGTCAGCGTGGAGTGTGTCGTACCTGTCAGTGTGGAGTGAGTCAGCGTGGAGTGTGTCGTACCTGTCAGTGTGGAGTGAGTCAGCGTGGAGTGTGTCGTACCTGTCAGTGTGGAGTGAGTCAGCGTGGAGTGTGTCGTACCTGTCAGTGTGGAGTGAGTCAGCGTGGAGTGTGTCGTACctgtgagtgtggagtgtgtcagcGTGGAGTGTCAGGTGTGGAGTGTGTATTACctgtcagtgttgagtgtgtattacctgtcagtgttgagtgtgtcagtgtggagtgtgtcagtgttgagtgtgtattacctgtcagtgttgagtgtgtcagtgtggagtgtgtcagtgttgagtgtgtagtACCTGtcagtgtggagtgtgtcagAGTTGAGTGTGTCaggtgtggagtgtgtcagtgtggagtgtgtcagtgtggagtgTGTAGTACCTGtcagtgtggagtgtgtcagtgttgagtgtgtcagtgttgagtgtgtcagtgtggagtgtgtatTACCTGtcagtgtggagtgtgtcagtgtggagtgTGTAGTACCTGtcagtgtggagtgtgtcagtgtggagtgtgtagtacctgtcagtgttgagtgtgtcagtgactgCTTCGGTGATCAGCTCGCAGTCCTTCTCCAGGGAGTTGAGTGTGTGCTGCACGGTCTGGTTGATGGTCTTCTCTATGGTCCGGCATACCTCCTCAATCTGATTCACACAGCGGCTTGGCTGTGCACATAACACAGCCATTTCAGTCCCACTATAGGTCACCCTGACCGCTTTCCTATCAAGCAGCATTTCTCTATGGATAAACTGAATGGGATTTACGCATGGGATAGCACAGCCTTCAACATCAGCCACAACCacatcaaaccacaacactgtttatccctcccccttctctgtaaatgcactgacgttgaaatgccattggctgtggcaattttcaaccaatgagcttgaattatacaatgatacaatgttttggtaaagGTCGGGTCGGGCCACCAACTGTAGGatgataaacacaggcagagggcaagtcaatatgtcagtgagcctttttcaaagatggGAAGGGATTTAGTGGTCTTGTAAATGAGCATACAGCTAGTTTTACTGTGTGAAACTATTGCCCTGTATTGAAACTGTATTTCCCTACCTTGTTGGGGTTTGGGATGTAGATGGTCGGCATGTCAAACCCACACTTGTTGAGTCCTGGCCTCTTGCACAGCTCCTGGACGATCTGCATCATCACTCTCTGGGAACAGTGCGAGTGAAATACAGTTACATATGGCTATAGTGGCTATAGTGGCTATAggaccaaaacacaaaaacggACCCAGATTACGAGTCCTTAATGAACAGTCTTCTTTAACCCTTTCTGTAATAGGCTCCATTCTCTGTGCGCCATTTGAAACAGCTCTGCCcagtcagacagcaggccaCCCCATTCTGCAGCAGGCAGAGGCCTCAGGAAGTAGGCCCCGCTGCGACCCTTCACCCCTCAGCCTCCAGTCCCCCTCAGCTCCCGGGCAGAGCGGggtcctgtcctgcctcaccTGCCTGTCGGACTCGCTGCCCGCCTCGTCAGCCTTGCTCAGGTAGAAGTGCAGTTTGTCGCCCTGGCACTCGTTCAGCATCTCCACAATGTTCAGGGTGCGCTTGCACAGAGCCTGGCCCATGGGGTCGAAGAACACCAGCACCAGGTCGCACAATTTACCTGCGCAAGGGCACCAGGGAAAGGAATAATTCAGTTTCAGGCATATGCTCACTTCGATCTTGGTCAAACTTTATTATCAGGGAGAAGTACCCgtctgtgtctatgtggggAAAAGTTTTCAGCCATCTTTTGCCTAGACAGACgagaagaaaaacacacagggcCCATTTATTATTCTGTGGGGCAAGGGAGCTTAGGGGGTGACACTCGTCCAAACAGAAAGGAGTCCATGGGAGAAATAAATTGGACAAGGAGAAGGGAGCCCCCCGTtcacattattttctgattACGCAATTTTTTTAAACGAATGCAATACAGTAGTTTGCTATTTAATCAAACTTGTAAACAGTCTCCTCCACTGCCACAGCTTTGCGCCTTCCAGCCGCCTTTTTTCCATGGATGCTACCTCCTAAGGCAGCTCAATTTCTCAAATGCTACCTTCCAAGGCAGCTCAATTTCTCAAATGCTACCTTCTAAGGCAGCTGACTTCCTATTGGGACATATTCTCTGCCTCCAGAGGTACAGGAGAGCATTCAGAGGTACCACAGCACAGTACTCTCAGAGGGATGGAGGAAAAACACTAAATAGAGTCTGAACTAGAGCAGCACGGTCTATGAGGAACATATTCCTGGAATTCAAACGTTGGTCCATAactttggcagcaattaaatcAATGTTTCCTCTTAACTCTGACGATCAAATAAAAGCAATAGTTGTTTTTCccccttcacaaacacagtttgacaATCAGATAAACTTAAAACTGAGTCCTTAATGAACCGTCCTCTGTAATGAGCTCAATAcagtgtgtgcattagtgttctgcagtgggttggttgcattttctcctggattagttaagtattatttgtttgcttgctgattctaaattcagtgtagatgtcattatagtgttcttttgtgtatttgtttgtttgttagctattacaagtggtgtttatttagattcagtgaaactgggttaggtgtttgtttctctcaggtgagctaggctattaagttaggctattgttttactggctggcacgccacagcttttgttgtaggaggagccaatactttgcaccctgctcagggtataattactggcacacctgaactcacttcagtgtgcattagtgttcggcagtgggttggttgcattttctgtattcagcatcagtgttatttaagcagttgtgtagcgcaccagcggcagctgtgtgcggcagcctcggcgtacgaagttgggggtgtctatctacgggtgtccgagagcctgatgtttgattttgtttttgctacctgccctcattccactatgtagtattcctcttgtcctcccaagttccctccatgtgtttccttcccatccctgtcctctctcctctccccaggtcccagtcaggtaggaggttcgcctcccgccaacatgggcagaatatctctaacctcatcttccctcccagatcccctggtattgatctctgtgtggctggtggcctctggaactgccagtccgccgtccagaaagcagacttcatatctgcctatgcctcccacctcaaccttgactttcttgctttaactgaaacgtggctctcaccagagaacacggctctcaccagagaacacggccaccccggctgccctttcctctgccttctttttccccacacacccagatcctctggcagaagaggtggcacaggtctcctaatctcatcctcatggagatctagtgtcttctcctcatccctctccttctcttcttttgaatttcatgcggtttctgtgcaactttgccgtgcaaactgtttattgttgttgtttatcgccccccgggtcctctggggaacttcttggatgagatggacatcctcctcagctcctcaccagtcaatgacacccccctggtcctcctgggtgacttcaacctcaactcagagtccacccagtctacctttctctccctcctctccttttgaccttaccctcactctttcccctcccacccacaacgcaggcaaccttcttgacctcatcttcacaaggagctgcacaacaaccaacctctctgtaacaccactccatatatctgaccactccttcatctccttctctcttccactctcctcttacacccatccatctctcccaccatccactgtcacctgtcgacggaacctacgccacctgtcttcctccaccctctcatctacaatcctctcctccctaccatctgcggagtctttctctcgactgtctcccgacgaTGCGGCGATGAGGAggactctcatgtcctccctctcatcttcctttgactctctgtgtcccctcaccaccaaactagctcgggcctccccccccagtccttggctttctgatgctctacgagctgtccgaaccaaactgcgggcggcggagagaaaatggaaaaggtcctgtctccccagtgatatggcttccttccatgccctcttatcatctttccattcctctgtctctctagctaaatcttccttctttcactcgaaaattaacacggcctcctctcttctggccccccctcccccctcatcactcacacctgatgactttgtctccttctttgaaaagaaggtcgatgctattcgcaattccttctcccaaccctccaaccctactgaccctcctaccctccccaactccctaacctccttttctcccctctctgacgccgacacacaaactccttacttcccaccgcccaaccacctgtcctcttgaccccatcccctctcccctcctacaatctatatctgatgacattctcccttttctctcctctctaatcaacacctccctctcttccggcaccatgccctgttccctgaagagggccagagtcactcccctgctcaaaaaacctactcttgacccctctgccctgaacaactaccggcctgtctctcttcttccctttctcgctaaaactctggaacgggtggtctgctcccaactgtccacttatcttctccagaacaatctccatgacccaaaccagtctggcttcaagagtggccactccactgtaaccgccctgctcgcgttCACTGAGGCACTcaactctgctaaagcaaaatccctctcctctgtccttatcttcctcgacctgtcggccgccttcgatacagtcaaccatgagattctgctctcatcgctgtctgggatgggtgtcacagggtctgcactcacttggttttcctcctacctctctggttgctcctaccaggtgacttggaggggctcagtctccgaccctcaccccctacgaactggagtcccacagggctcggttcttgggcctctcctcttctcgctatacaccatgtctcttggttctgttatctcttcccatggcttttcttatcattcctacgctgatgacacccaactcttcatttccttcccccccgacacccaagtcaccacacggatctctgcctgcttggctgatatctctgcgtggatgacttcccaccacctgaagctcaaccttgccaaaactgagcttctctacattcctgctaagtcctctctgtcaatcgacctctcattgactgttgaggactttgtagtttcctcctcccgtacggcaaagaatcttggggtgactcttgataactgcctcaccctggctccacaagtatcctccactgccagaaccagcaggttctttctgtataatatacgccgtatccgtcatctcctgactgagaaagccacccagctcctagtccaggcgccactccagtctgccagctcaggttgccttatggttccctctctacgtgcacctggcggtagagctgcacgttcacgcctgttttccgctctggttcctcagtggtggaatgacttgcctaccactgtcagaacagcagaatccctccccctatttcaacgcagactcttcgaactctaccttagtcctccctcctgatttcccctgcccctcctttctgatatccctatccttgtctaacccccccccccccccacttatgatcacaactatgtttagaacagcatttcatgtgtattttgctagtttctggatgtgatgctttgacttatggtagaacctatgcacttgtaagtcgctttggattaaaagcgtctgccaaatgactaaaatgtaaatgtaaatgaaaattcTCTGTGCGCCATTCTAAACCGCTCTGCCCAGTTAGACAGCAGGCCACCCCATTCTGCAGCAGGCAGCCAGGCAGAGGCCTCAGGAAGTAGGCCCCGCTATGACCCTTAAACGGGGCTTATGATGCACTGGCAATCGCTGTCTTAATGCACATTTGCAGAATCTGTGCTTGGGATTTCACAGAAGATGAGTTCCGGCTGTTTCTGGGCCCTTTTCTTGCTGTGGAGGGGTCCCCTcaggatactttttttttccttttttttccaattCCCCCTGCCCTAGAACACAAAGATGTAGGTGTTTTTCTTTCCCAAAAAATGCTCCAACGTCATGTCGTTGCACCAGCCCAAGCATTTTCCATtggttcattttttgttttttttgtttacgcAACTAggcatgtgaccaaggacacaaatGAGCATGTGCAGTGAGCGAAACTATTACACTTCCTGATACTCCTCCCAAATGGTTCCATTGGCCTCAGTGTCTCTACATTATTTACTCTAACGGCACGGCTCCACGGCAGCCGTCAACATCAGCCATTGCCATCAGCCATCGTTTTGACATTCTACCCAAAAGAGCAGAATAACTACTTTTCACATTAAAATCAATTCACTAAATGGGAATTAACACGCTTGTCAACTTCGACACTGCTATCGAACGTGATGCGATGGCTACAGTGGAGCCGCTGTCATTAATTACAATGGATCCGTTCCCTCAGTGTCTGATGGCTAACATTGATGGCTGCAGGCGAGCCGCGACGTAAGGGTGTGGCTACAGAGCCTGTGGGGGATCAGTGTTTGCAGCAGTGTTTGCAGCAGTGTTTGTAGCAGTGttgcagcagtagcagtgttgcAGCAGTACCCAGCCACAGTAttgcagcagtagcagtgttgcAGCAGTACCCAGCCACAGTAttgcagcagtagcagtgttgcAGCAGTACCCAGCCACAGTTctgcagcagtagcagtgttgcAGCAGTACCCAGCCACAGTAttgcagcagtagcagtgttgcAGCAGTACCCAGCCACAGTTctgcagcagtagcagtgttgcAGCAGTACCCAGCCACAGTTctgcagcagtagcagtgttgcAGCAGTACCCAGCCACAGTAttgcagcagtagcagtgttgcAGCAGTACCCAGCCACAGTAttgcagcagtagcagtgtttgcagcagcagtagcagcagcagtgttgcagcagcagcagtgtctgcagcagtagcagtgtttGTAGCAGTGttgcagcagtagcagtgttgcAGCAGTACCCAGCCACAGTAttgcagcagtagcagtgttgcAGCAGTACCCAGCCACAGTAttgcagcagtagcagtgttgcAGCAGTACCCAGCCACAGTATTGCAGCAGTAGTAGTGTTGCAGCAGTACCCAGCCACAGTAttgcagcagtagcagtgttgcAGCAGTACCCAGCCACAGTATTAcagcagtagcagtgttgcAGCAGTACCCAGCCACAGTAttgcagcagtagcagtgttgcAGCAGTACCCAGCCACAGTAttgcagcagtagcagtgttgcAGCAGTACCCAGCCACAGTAttgcagcagtagcagtgtttgtagcagcagtagcagcagcagcagtgctgcAGTAGTACCCAGCCACAGtatggcagcagcagcagtgtttcagcagtagcagtgttgcAGCAGTGGTTGCAGCAGTGTTGCAGCAGTACCCAGCCACAGTATGGCAGCAGTAGTTGCAGCAGTGTTGCAGCAGTACCCAGCCACAGTatggcagcagcaacagcagtagttgcagcagtagcagtagttgcAGCAGTAGTTGCAGCAGTACCCAGCCACAGtatggcagcagcagcagtgtctgcagcagtagcagtagcagtagcagtagtagcagtagtagcagcagcagcagcagcagtagcagtagtagcagcagtagcaataGCGATAGCAGTAGTAGcgatagcagtagcagtagtagtagcagcagcagtagcagcagcagcagcagcagtagcagtagtagcagcagtagcaataGCGATAGCAGTAGTAGcgatagcagtagcagtagcagtaccCAGCCACTGTACGGCTTCGTCCACATCGAAGGGGTACTTCATGTCTCCGTCCACCAGCCCTGGCGTGTCTGCAAACGTCACCAGACTAAAGCGCTTCTGCCGGGAGGTGCAGATCTCCGTGCCAAGATACTCCGAcactcctgagagagagagagagagagagagagagagagagagagagagagagagagagagagagagagagagagagagagagagagagagatagagtgagagagagagagagagagagagagagagagcaagagagcgtAAGAGAGCGTAAGAGAGCgtaagagagagtaagagagagtaagagagagtaagagagagagagattcacatGGGATGGCCTCATATGACAAACACAAATAGAGTCATGTTGTTGAATTCTACAAAACGGGTTGCTTCTTAGTGAGGGGGGGTGAAAACGTCAGTTTCCCACAGCGGGCCGCCTTAACTAACGTTggattaaaacattaaaatcaaTTTGAAAGAACAGCGGCATCTGTCGGTTTCAAATAACATCGCAGTTTGTCATTCGATGGTTATGAAACTGGACCATGAAGAACAAACACTTAACGGTGGCATTTGCTTCTTACCTTTGAATTCCTGAAGAGGCCTGAAATGTGGGTAGAGGTGGAGAGTTGCATTGCCCTAAAGAATGAAGTACAGAACACGGAGAGACCATTGAACATTGCGGTTATGTCCGAATATAAATacactgtatacatttatatttatagggTTGAAATTTCTGGCAGTACTGGTTTTCATTCCTCCCCTCTAATCAGACACCAATTTAGGCCTGACGCACCAGGTGAGTGTACTCTCTGCCCAGTCCGTGGCATCATCGCACCCAGTCAGTGACATTAATGGACTTTCAGGAGAAAGTCAGCAGTACTACTGACCTTGAGAACCACGGAGCACCCCAATTTACCGGATTGTACTTTAAGACGTTTTAATACCCTGATAAATTGGCAAAATCCTCTGTCACACTGTGGTTGCAGAGAGAACACATATTACTCAGAACTGACCGTGAGAGACTCTCTTTTGCGCCCACTGGTGACAAAACTGAAACCCTGCGTCTCAATGGCCACACCTGTACGCTGTATGTGCTCCTCCACAtacctagagagagagagcgagagggagagcgagagagcgagagagagagagagagagagagagagagagagagagagaacatgcaaagtcTCAAATATGGCTCAAATACAATGAGGTGTAAGACAACAGACTGTCACAAAGGCATCCTGCCAAAGCCATCCTCATACACGCAGGGAGCGGAGCCATCTGGGCATCGTAACATGGAACTATGCGCACACATGACAAActgaaaaaattacaaataaatactgtattattttatttttattattttttgttataacATGCTTCATCATTACAGGTATGTTAGCTGTACaaatcaaatatttgttttatggttCTAACTCCTGTTTGGTGCCGTTGCACACACAGGAATGTTGTTAGCCTGATCTGGCACAATTGCTCACATAACGATCAATGGCTCCACTATATTCTCTTGTAAGTTGCTCCAGGTCAGCTGAGATCAGCGTAAAGTAGTGGAATGTTAAAGATAAAACGTTACCAGTTGATGAAGGAGCTCTTGCCAGCAGAGTGATTCCCCATCAGCATGACAGTGATTTTCTTTCTAGGCGGCAGTAGAGTTACCCCAACACTTTGAGCCAGAGAGATCAATCCTGTCA
It encodes the following:
- the si:ch211-11k18.4 gene encoding uncharacterized protein si:ch211-11k18.4 isoform X1; translated protein: MSGKIKSRSAANADSLSGGVSCDERILRDCHQIYIDSDSGLISLAQSVGVTLLPPRKKITVMLMGNHSAGKSSFINWYVEEHIQRTGVAIETQGFSFVTSGRKRESLTGNATLHLYPHFRPLQEFKGVSEYLGTEICTSRQKRFSLVTFADTPGLVDGDMKYPFDVDEAVQWLGKLCDLVLVFFDPMGQALCKRTLNIVEMLNECQGDKLHFYLSKADEAGSESDRQRVMMQIVQELCKRPGLNKCGFDMPTIYIPNPNKPSRCVNQIEEVCRTIEKTINQTVQHTLNSLEKDCELITEAVTDTLNTDRQCSMANRRARFKGCVLGLLGFCVPLLMLAFLVLGSLSREVLEMTLGQPGTETLSLYLAPVVRAFDSISVQHQLYCSGGLVLLSFILLLLARLSFRTRDTLSGRQKRQLQEKLEYVQEVVKNKKKTLYEEYLRQSVADHDMD
- the si:ch211-11k18.4 gene encoding uncharacterized protein si:ch211-11k18.4 isoform X2, translating into MLMGNHSAGKSSFINWYVEEHIQRTGVAIETQGFSFVTSGRKRESLTGNATLHLYPHFRPLQEFKGVSEYLGTEICTSRQKRFSLVTFADTPGLVDGDMKYPFDVDEAVQWLGKLCDLVLVFFDPMGQALCKRTLNIVEMLNECQGDKLHFYLSKADEAGSESDRQRVMMQIVQELCKRPGLNKCGFDMPTIYIPNPNKPSRCVNQIEEVCRTIEKTINQTVQHTLNSLEKDCELITEAVTDTLNTDRQCSMANRRARFKGCVLGLLGFCVPLLMLAFLVLGSLSREVLEMTLGQPGTETLSLYLAPVVRAFDSISVQHQLYCSGGLVLLSFILLLLARLSFRTRDTLSGRQKRQLQEKLEYVQEVVKNKKKTLYEEYLRQSVADHDMD